A window of Anaerolineae bacterium genomic DNA:
GCCACGGCGCGAATGCCATCCATGGCCTGGTCGAACTTCTCCGCCGGCACGCGCACCGCCATGCGGCCGCGCAGTAACCCTTGATCCCGGTAGGCGTTGGACTCCACCACATAGCCGCCCATGGATTCTACCAGGTCACGCACCTGGTTCATGGCCAGGGCGGTGTCCTTCACCACCAGGGTGAGGTTGCCCGTGCGGATGATCATGCGCTCGGTGAGCGACCCCACCTGGTAGGTGCTCAAGTCCGCGGCGCCTTCTTGAACGACCGCCTTTTCCACCACCACGGTGGCCGCGACCGGGGGGACGGCCTGCGGAAGGGGCACGCCGGCTTCCCGTTTGAGCGCCGACGCGCAAGCGGTCATGGCCAGGGCCAGCGCCATTACAATAATGATGCCCCACCACAACGACCGAGAACGCCTCATGTTCCTTCTCCTCCTCTGGCAAGGGGCCCGGCAAGGGATGCGAGGCGCCGGGCTTGCGACACACGCGTAAGACGCCGACGCGCCGGCCTTTGTTCCCGGGCCATGTCCCCAGCCTCACCAGCCGTAGCTCAGGCGGGCGATGAGGCGCGCCGGAAAGCCCAGCTCCGCCATCAGGGTCTGGATGGCCTCGATGTCATAGTCCACCCGGTGGATGACCAGCTCGCCCTTATCGGTGTCCCAGATGGCGTAGCTGGCGCGCGGGTCGCCGTCACGCGGCTGGCCGACACTGCCGGGGTTGATGATACAGCGTCCCTCGCCCAGCGGCACGGGCTCTTCGAACGGGGGCAGGTCGGCTTCGATGATGCGCGACTCTCCTTCTGTGCGTTCGACAAAGAGCGCCGGCGAATGGGTGTGCCCGATAAGGCAGTAAGGGGTGTCGAAGTGCTCGAAATTGGCGGCGGCCACGAAAGAGTAGAGGATATATTCCCAGATGGGTTCGCGCGGACTGCCGTGAACGATGGTGAAAGGCTCCTGCACCAGGCGGGTGGGGAGGGCCTCCAGATAGGCGCGGTTGTCCGGGGACAGCGCCTCGGCGGTCCAACGGGCGGCCCAGCGGGCCTCGGCGTTGAACTCGGCCAGGTCCAGCCGGCCCAACGCGGCCCAGTCATGGTTGCCGGCCACCGCCAGGTGCGGATGCTCTCGCAGAAGTTCGATGCACTCGTTCGGCTGGGGGCCGTACCCGACCACATCGCCCAGGCACCAGATGATATCGAAGGGGGCGGCCTGCTGGAGCACGGCCTGAAAGGCCGGCAGATTGGAATGGATGTCGGAGACGATCAACGCGCGCATATTGTCCTGTGCCTGTCCTGTTGGGAATGTCATACAGGGGCCAACCGGCCCGACCCATACCCCGCGTTCCTGCATGCAAAGGCCATGATATCATATTTCACAGGGAAATTCAAGCTTCTCGAAACGCTTGCACATTCTGCATAAGTGCGCGATAATGAGGGTGGAAACCCGTGCGGTGCAGGGGTGATTACGCATCTGGCTTGCACCGATGCCCAATCTCTCGTACACGTCCTTGCCCACCATGCCATTCCCTGACACCCCCTGACCCGGATACGGCCGATGGGTATGCCGGCCGGCGAGCTGGCGAAGCCTTGTGGTAAGGGCACGCACGCCGGCTCGCCATTGGAATGAACCGCTATGCTTAGGTCCCTTACACGCATGAAAGGAGGTGAGGCGATCCTACAGCACCACATTTGTCGCGGTTTGGGAAGGGTGGAGTCCATCGTAGGACGATGCACATCGAGTGCTCATAGGAGGTGACAAGATGCGCAGGCAACTTTGGGTGATGCTGGCGGTGATCACAGTGGTACTGCTCCTGGCAGTGCCCGCCTCGGCCGTGAAGTTCGGGGAACCGGATGGGGATGCCCATCCCTATGTGGGCCTGTTGGTGTTCGACGTAGGCGGCCGGCCGGCCTGGCGCTGCAGTGGAACCCTGCTCTCTCCGACGGTCATGCTCACCGCCGGCCACTGCACCTACGGTACCTCGGGCGGACGGGTCTGGTTTGAGGCCGACGTCGAGTCCGGTATTCCGGCAAACGGCTATCCTGTTGGCGGGGGTACCAGCATTGAGTTTGCCGCCATTTATACCCATCCGGCGTATGATGACGCCGCCTTCTTCCTCAACGACGCCGGCATCGTCATCCTCAGCCAACCGGTCTATCTGGATACGTACGGCACGCTGGCGGAGATCGGCCTGCTGGACCAGATTGCCACGCGGCGCGGCCTGCAGGACCGTAGTTTCACGGTAGTGGGTTACGGCTTGCAAAGCGTCAAGCCGACTCTGGAGTCCGACCGGGTGCGCTATCAGGGAACGGTACAACTGGTGGACGTGAACGGCACCGCCGGCATCCCCGCCGGCACCTCGGCCACGTTCACCAATAACCCCGGCAAGGGCAACGGTTCCGGCGGCACCTGTTTCGGCGATTCCGGCGGCCCGATCTTCTACGGCACCAGCAACGCCATTGCCGCCATCACTTCGTACGGCCTGAACGCCAACTGCGCCGGCACCAGCGGCGGCTACCGCGTGGATACCGCCGATGACCAGGCCTGGATCCTGAGCTTCCTGGAGTAACCGCGTTACTGCCCGAATGCCACAGCACCCTCCCGCAGGTTGCACACCTGCGGGAGGGTTTTTCCATGAATGGCCGCTGGCCTTCCCGTGCACCAGTGCTCCCCAAGGCAGGGGTCGCTCTCGTTCTGGAGCCCCTACGTTTCCATTCCCAACAGTTCGGTGCCGTGAAGATGAATAAATTGTCATCACCATGCAGGTGTATTTTCGCGCGTGCAATGATACGTATCGCATCTCCATATGATACGAATGAACATTAAGTATTGTTATTATTAACAAAATATCATGGCAATAAATTGAACAATGATACTTGACAAATCCATCATTGACGAGTATAATAAAAAATGGGTGGGAACTATGGAGCCCGGCCACGGCATTCCTGATGAGGGAACGGGAAGCTGAGGCGCGGGTTCGTAGCCTCAACAATATCCTCACTCTTGCCCACATTTCCATGAGCCGTTGGTTTCCGCGCAGGGCGCGCAGTTGCAAATGATCCCGAAGGAGGGAAAACATGAAACGTCCCCTGTTAGCTGTTGTAGCCATCCTGGCAATCCTGGCGCTGTTTGTTTCCGGAACCCTGGCGGTGCAGGGGCAGGGGCAAGCCGGCACCACGCTGACCGCAGAAAAGACCGCCGCCGGCTGGTGGAAAATCTACCGCACCTATGACTGGTCGCTGACGAAATCGGTGACCCCCACGTCGATGGAAATCCCCGCCGGGCAGAGCGGGACGTTCACCTACACGCTGACCGCCACGCGCACCCTCGTCTCCGAACAGGAGGTCTTCGGTGTAAGCGGGGAAATCTGCGTGACCAACGGCGGAGACCGAGTCACGGAGAACCTGAAGCTGGTCGACCAGGTGGAGTACAAGACCGGCGATGGTCAATTCCAGCCCCTGCCGGGTGCATCGCAGACCATTATCCCCAGCGCGCAGCTTGGGCCGGGCGAGAGCGCCTGCTACCCGTATTCCATCACCTTCATCCCGGTGGCCGGCGCCATCTATCGCAACTCTGTGAAGATCACCATCACCAACCACTCGGGTCATCTGGGAGAAGAATGGGGGCCGGAGCCGAAGGCGGGTTTCTTCTTGCCGAGCGAGCCGACCGTCATCGAGTATGATGCGGAAGCGGACGTGACCGATTCGCTGACCTGCCCGGACGGCTTCTCCTGCCAGTACACCTGCTGTGATGATCCCTGTGGACCGCAGTTCCCGGTGCACCTGACGGATTCCCGCACCGGTTCGTACTGCGTGGTGATCACCAACGTCTCGGCCATGTGCGACACCTATTATGAGTTTCCCAACACCGCTACGCTGACGGAGAAAGACTCCGGGGAGACCCGCACGGCAACCGCCAATGTGACGGTGTACAGCGGGCCTTGCGCGGGGGGCTGCACGCTGACCATCGGCTATTGGAAGACGCACGCCGGCTTCACCGGCCGCAATCCTGACCGCGTGACCCCGCTCCTGCCCATCTGGCTCGGCAATGCCGGCGGCGCCAAGTCCGTGCAGGTGACGACCGCCTCCCAGGCCGTGAACATCCTCAGCATGGGCTTGGGGCATCCGTCCAACGGCATCACCAAGCTCTACGCCCAACTGCTGGCCGCCAAGCTGAACATCAAGAACGGAGCGGATGGCTCTGCAGTGGCCGACGTCATCACCGCCGCGGATGATTTCCTGGCCATGTATGATTACACCGCCTGGTCCTCCCTCTCCAAGGCCCAGCGGAAAATGGTCCTTGGCTGGATGACCACGCTCGATTACTACAACAACGGTTACATCGGCCCAGGGCACTGCGACTAACGCACAATAGCATGGGGCCGCTGGGATTTCCCAGCGGCCCCTTTCTTTATGCCTGCGGGTGTGCCGGCCCCTCCACCCACCACTCGCCGTCGGCCGCCACCTCCTTCTTCCAGATGGGGACGATCTCTTTGATGCGGTCGATGGCATAGCGGGCCGCATCGAAGGTGTCGGCTCGATGGCCGGCCGCCACGGCAATCACCACGCTGATCTCCCCCGGCTCCTGATGGCC
This region includes:
- a CDS encoding trypsin-like serine protease encodes the protein MRRQLWVMLAVITVVLLLAVPASAVKFGEPDGDAHPYVGLLVFDVGGRPAWRCSGTLLSPTVMLTAGHCTYGTSGGRVWFEADVESGIPANGYPVGGGTSIEFAAIYTHPAYDDAAFFLNDAGIVILSQPVYLDTYGTLAEIGLLDQIATRRGLQDRSFTVVGYGLQSVKPTLESDRVRYQGTVQLVDVNGTAGIPAGTSATFTNNPGKGNGSGGTCFGDSGGPIFYGTSNAIAAITSYGLNANCAGTSGGYRVDTADDQAWILSFLE
- a CDS encoding metallophosphoesterase family protein; translation: MRALIVSDIHSNLPAFQAVLQQAAPFDIIWCLGDVVGYGPQPNECIELLREHPHLAVAGNHDWAALGRLDLAEFNAEARWAARWTAEALSPDNRAYLEALPTRLVQEPFTIVHGSPREPIWEYILYSFVAAANFEHFDTPYCLIGHTHSPALFVERTEGESRIIEADLPPFEEPVPLGEGRCIINPGSVGQPRDGDPRASYAIWDTDKGELVIHRVDYDIEAIQTLMAELGFPARLIARLSYGW